The following are from one region of the Salicibibacter kimchii genome:
- the zupT gene encoding zinc transporter ZupT, translating into MGQDVWFALGLTLIAGLLGGVMIYVSFVEIFSEAQDALTSAIGEQIGSWLTVGGFFAGMLLVALIDKLVPNQGNPHEVKKVEEMNQSPQSARSKNPELMRMGSFTALAITIHNFPEGIATFTAALQEPTLGVAIAIAVALHNIPEGITVSVPMYYATGSRKKALLYSFLSGLLEPLGAVVAFMVLMPFLNDILFGIVFASVAGIMVFISLDGLIPTAKKYNKEHSSIYGFLLGMAVMAFSLQLLF; encoded by the coding sequence GTGGGACAAGATGTGTGGTTTGCCCTTGGCCTGACGTTGATCGCTGGGCTTCTCGGCGGGGTCATGATTTATGTATCTTTCGTGGAGATTTTTTCTGAAGCTCAGGATGCCTTAACAAGCGCTATAGGGGAGCAGATCGGAAGTTGGCTGACGGTGGGCGGATTCTTTGCCGGTATGTTGCTGGTTGCGTTGATCGACAAGCTTGTTCCTAATCAAGGCAACCCTCATGAAGTGAAAAAAGTGGAAGAGATGAATCAATCTCCCCAATCAGCCAGATCAAAAAACCCGGAATTAATGAGAATGGGGAGTTTCACCGCACTTGCTATAACCATCCACAACTTTCCGGAAGGTATTGCCACATTTACCGCGGCTTTACAAGAACCTACGCTCGGCGTTGCCATAGCGATCGCAGTTGCCCTTCACAATATCCCGGAAGGCATCACGGTATCTGTCCCCATGTATTATGCAACAGGAAGCAGAAAGAAAGCACTTTTGTATTCATTTTTGTCAGGATTATTAGAGCCCCTCGGTGCAGTGGTCGCATTTATGGTCTTGATGCCTTTCTTAAATGATATTCTGTTCGGCATCGTATTTGCTTCCGTTGCTGGGATTATGGTTTTTATCTCATTGGATGGGCTCATTCCTACGGCCAAAAAATATAATAAAGAGCATTCCTCGATTTATGGGTTCCTACTCGGTATGGCTGTCATGGCGTTTAGCTTGCAGTTGCTTTTCTGA
- a CDS encoding (2Fe-2S) ferredoxin domain-containing protein — MDLNGFGHHLLLCNGKSCIRNGAEAVTKAIRKDIHDQNLTYTIHTTKTLCNGQCKHGPIVVLYPQGYWYRSMTPTLGKALVGSIVTHHPLKQSLLYSYARKGFRSELF, encoded by the coding sequence ATGGATTTAAATGGTTTTGGTCACCACTTACTGCTTTGCAATGGGAAATCTTGCATAAGAAACGGTGCCGAAGCAGTTACCAAGGCGATACGAAAAGACATTCATGATCAAAACTTAACGTATACAATACACACGACAAAAACGTTGTGTAATGGTCAATGCAAACATGGTCCTATTGTTGTTTTATACCCTCAAGGGTATTGGTATCGTTCCATGACACCGACGCTTGGGAAAGCACTCGTGGGAAGCATCGTTACCCACCATCCGTTGAAACAATCTCTTCTTTATTCATACGCACGCAAAGGATTTCGATCAGAGCTTTTCTAA
- a CDS encoding metal-sensitive transcriptional regulator, which translates to MSAQEKGTVQPNKQELLNRLKRIEGQVRGVQKMIDEDKYCVDILNQISAIQSAMKKVSISLMEDHTNHCVANAIQEGNKEEMIDELMDVMKRLM; encoded by the coding sequence ATGTCAGCACAAGAAAAAGGAACTGTTCAGCCAAACAAACAAGAATTACTCAATCGCTTGAAACGTATTGAAGGTCAAGTGCGTGGGGTGCAAAAGATGATTGATGAGGATAAGTATTGCGTAGATATCCTCAATCAAATTTCGGCGATTCAGTCAGCCATGAAAAAGGTGAGTATTTCTTTGATGGAAGATCATACAAACCACTGTGTCGCCAATGCCATTCAAGAAGGCAACAAGGAGGAGATGATCGATGAATTGATGGATGTCATGAAGCGATTAATGTGA
- the lgt gene encoding prolipoprotein diacylglyceryl transferase, producing the protein MSEKMLLSNVQPLNPVAFEIFGWPIYWYGVIIILGALLGYVLANREAIRRGLPKDFFADLLIWAVPVALVFARMYYVIFNLDYYLENPGQIIAIWEGGLAIHGGLVGGVLTGYVFAKIRGFSFWKVADIAAPSILLGQAIGRWGNFINQEAHGGEVSREFLENLMLPDWIINQMFIDGSYYHPTFLYESIWSFIGVGILLYLRRVNMRRGDLFLTYVIWYSFGRFFIEGLRTDSLMIFDFLRTAQVISIVLIVGAVITIIYRRKTGLSRIRYLSDDSPKKKNKNKKREKK; encoded by the coding sequence ATGAGTGAAAAAATGCTGCTTTCTAATGTACAACCATTAAACCCCGTTGCCTTTGAAATCTTCGGCTGGCCGATATATTGGTATGGCGTTATTATCATTCTTGGTGCCTTACTAGGGTACGTATTAGCCAACCGTGAAGCCATACGTCGTGGACTTCCAAAAGACTTTTTCGCGGATTTACTCATCTGGGCAGTTCCAGTTGCACTGGTTTTTGCAAGGATGTATTATGTCATCTTCAACTTGGATTATTATTTGGAAAACCCAGGACAAATAATTGCAATCTGGGAAGGTGGCCTTGCGATCCACGGTGGGCTAGTTGGTGGCGTTCTTACTGGGTATGTATTTGCAAAAATTCGAGGCTTTTCTTTTTGGAAAGTTGCAGATATTGCAGCCCCGAGTATTTTACTTGGGCAAGCCATTGGACGCTGGGGCAATTTTATAAACCAAGAGGCTCATGGCGGAGAGGTATCGAGAGAATTTCTTGAAAATCTTATGCTTCCCGATTGGATTATCAATCAAATGTTCATTGATGGCAGCTACTATCATCCAACTTTTCTATATGAATCCATTTGGAGTTTCATCGGGGTTGGAATTCTTCTTTATTTACGAAGAGTCAACATGAGGCGTGGTGACCTTTTTCTCACGTACGTTATTTGGTACTCATTTGGACGCTTCTTCATCGAAGGATTACGTACGGACAGTTTAATGATCTTTGACTTCCTGCGTACTGCACAAGTCATTTCCATTGTTTTAATTGTCGGTGCTGTCATCACTATCATTTATCGAAGAAAAACAGGCTTATCTAGGATCAGGTATTTATCCGATGATTCACCGAAGAAAAAGAACAAGAATAAGAAAAGGGAAAAGAAATAA
- a CDS encoding heavy metal translocating P-type ATPase gives MEQKEASLQIAGMTCAACATKIEKGLAKIDGVSEANVNFAMEKTNVVYDPDQTDLQDFEEKIDKLGYQVIHENQTFDISGMTCAACATKIEKKLSKMEGVSSATVNFAMENVSVEYDEGQVTVGDMMEGIRKLGYTLKPQKSRDETVSRKDNEIRKQTGKFVFSAILTLPLLWTMVAHFEFMSFLYLPDMLMNPWVQLALAAPVQFFVGAQFYSGSYKALKNKSANMDVLIALGTTAAFLYSVFLGWEWYATGQQGMPELYFETAAVIITLVVLGKLFEVRAKGRTSKAIEKLLGMQAKTARIIRNGEEMEVAIEEVLVGDTVMVRPGEKVPVDGKIYEGQSAMDESMITGESIPIDKKQGDEVIGATINKNGLLKIEATKVGKDTALSQIVKVVEEAQGSKANVQRMVDKVSGIFVPVVVLIAITTFLVWYFVINPGDLRSALVPLITILVIACPCALGLATPTSIMAGTGRSAENGVLFKGGEHLENTRGIQTIILDKTGTVTKGEPALTNVKVVPDFNEESVLAIVGAVEKNSEHPLAEAMVKGIEEKGIPLRESEDFEALPGYGVRAFVDGDEIIIGTRKLMQTSSVPIGSSGEEMSGLEKEGKTAMLIAIDGKYAGMIAVADTVKETSKAAIQRMHDLGLEVAMLTGDNQQTAEAIGNQVGIDRVIAEVVPEQKAEEIKKIQDQGKKVAMVGDGINDAPALAVADIGMAIGTGTDVAIESADITLMRGDLHSVADSVQLSTKTFRNIKQNLFFAFFYNTASIPVAAAGLLAPWVAGAAMAFSSVSVVLNALRLQRLKLSR, from the coding sequence GTGGAACAAAAAGAAGCGTCCCTACAAATCGCAGGCATGACCTGTGCGGCTTGCGCCACAAAAATTGAGAAAGGCCTTGCCAAAATCGACGGGGTTAGTGAAGCAAATGTGAATTTTGCGATGGAAAAAACCAATGTTGTTTACGATCCCGATCAGACGGATCTCCAAGATTTTGAAGAAAAAATTGATAAACTTGGATATCAAGTGATTCATGAAAATCAAACCTTTGATATTTCGGGCATGACCTGTGCGGCTTGTGCGACAAAAATTGAAAAAAAGCTATCAAAAATGGAAGGAGTCTCTTCGGCAACGGTTAACTTTGCCATGGAGAATGTTTCTGTCGAATACGATGAAGGTCAAGTTACCGTCGGAGATATGATGGAAGGGATCCGCAAATTAGGATATACCCTTAAACCACAAAAGTCGCGGGACGAAACGGTGAGTAGAAAAGACAACGAAATACGCAAGCAAACCGGCAAATTTGTTTTCTCGGCGATATTAACATTGCCACTGCTTTGGACAATGGTGGCCCACTTTGAGTTTATGTCGTTCCTCTATTTGCCAGATATGCTCATGAATCCATGGGTGCAGCTAGCGCTTGCGGCCCCCGTACAATTCTTCGTTGGCGCCCAGTTTTACAGTGGTTCCTACAAAGCCTTGAAAAACAAAAGTGCAAACATGGATGTATTGATTGCGCTTGGGACGACGGCGGCCTTTTTATACAGTGTCTTCTTGGGTTGGGAATGGTACGCCACCGGCCAACAAGGGATGCCGGAGCTTTACTTTGAGACTGCAGCTGTGATCATTACGCTCGTGGTCCTCGGGAAACTGTTTGAAGTACGTGCCAAAGGACGCACGAGCAAAGCGATTGAAAAGTTGCTCGGAATGCAAGCCAAAACGGCACGCATCATTCGTAATGGCGAGGAAATGGAAGTCGCTATTGAAGAAGTGCTTGTGGGAGACACGGTTATGGTGCGCCCTGGAGAGAAAGTGCCGGTGGACGGAAAGATTTATGAAGGGCAATCGGCCATGGATGAATCGATGATCACCGGTGAAAGTATTCCGATTGACAAGAAACAAGGAGACGAGGTCATCGGGGCAACGATCAATAAGAATGGGCTTCTCAAAATCGAAGCTACGAAAGTCGGGAAAGATACGGCGCTTTCCCAAATTGTGAAAGTTGTGGAAGAAGCGCAAGGAAGCAAGGCGAATGTCCAACGGATGGTTGATAAAGTGTCAGGGATTTTTGTGCCTGTCGTTGTCTTGATTGCCATTACAACATTTCTTGTTTGGTATTTCGTGATCAATCCCGGAGATTTGCGTTCAGCGTTAGTGCCCCTCATTACGATCCTTGTCATCGCTTGCCCCTGTGCGCTTGGATTAGCAACACCAACATCCATTATGGCAGGTACGGGTCGCTCTGCTGAAAATGGTGTGCTCTTTAAGGGCGGCGAGCACTTGGAAAACACACGTGGGATCCAAACGATCATACTTGATAAGACGGGAACGGTGACAAAGGGAGAACCTGCATTGACCAATGTCAAAGTAGTCCCTGATTTCAATGAGGAATCGGTGCTTGCAATCGTCGGTGCCGTAGAAAAAAACTCGGAGCACCCCCTTGCAGAAGCGATGGTCAAAGGCATTGAGGAAAAGGGAATTCCATTGCGAGAGAGCGAAGATTTCGAAGCGTTGCCAGGATATGGGGTGCGTGCCTTTGTCGACGGAGACGAAATCATTATCGGGACACGCAAACTCATGCAAACATCATCCGTCCCGATCGGATCTTCTGGTGAAGAGATGTCTGGCCTTGAGAAAGAAGGAAAGACAGCGATGCTTATTGCTATTGACGGTAAGTATGCCGGGATGATTGCCGTTGCCGATACGGTGAAAGAAACGTCCAAAGCAGCGATTCAACGGATGCATGACCTCGGCTTAGAAGTGGCCATGCTGACGGGAGATAACCAGCAAACGGCCGAAGCGATCGGCAATCAAGTCGGGATTGACCGTGTGATTGCGGAAGTGGTCCCGGAACAAAAAGCCGAAGAAATTAAAAAGATCCAAGACCAAGGCAAAAAAGTTGCCATGGTTGGCGATGGCATCAACGATGCACCGGCACTCGCGGTCGCCGATATTGGGATGGCGATCGGAACGGGGACGGATGTGGCGATTGAATCCGCCGATATTACGCTTATGCGCGGCGACTTGCACAGTGTGGCTGATAGCGTTCAGCTCAGTACAAAAACGTTTCGCAACATTAAGCAGAATCTGTTCTTTGCCTTCTTTTATAATACGGCATCCATTCCAGTTGCCGCAGCCGGTCTACTTGCTCCATGGGTGGCCGGGGCAGCAATGGCCTTCAGTTCGGTATCCGTTGTATTGAATGCCTTGCGTTTGCAACGTTTGAAGTTAAGCCGATAA
- the spx gene encoding transcriptional regulator Spx produces the protein MITVYTSSSCLSCRKTKDWLREHRLPFREIDITKTKLTIDEVKHIFSLTENGIDDVISRQSKAFAELALDMEGLSLHTLFQIICKYPSLLKRPIIMDDKQLLAGYHEEEIRRFLPRSVRNQLKEGIYV, from the coding sequence ATGATTACCGTGTATACATCATCAAGTTGTTTGTCATGCCGGAAGACAAAGGATTGGTTACGAGAACATCGGCTTCCCTTTCGTGAAATAGATATAACGAAAACGAAACTGACCATCGATGAGGTCAAACACATTTTTTCATTGACAGAGAACGGTATCGATGATGTCATTTCCAGACAATCGAAGGCTTTTGCAGAATTGGCGCTCGACATGGAAGGTTTATCTTTGCATACACTCTTCCAAATCATTTGTAAATATCCATCGCTTTTAAAACGACCGATTATTATGGATGATAAGCAGTTGCTCGCTGGCTATCATGAGGAGGAGATCCGCCGCTTTCTCCCACGATCTGTTCGAAACCAATTAAAGGAGGGGATATATGTGTAG
- a CDS encoding rhodanese-like domain-containing protein, with protein sequence MRGKYIMPIVLTVITLVFFLTFNPFTVEPEAEEAGEWIEINQNEVSAEIGEANVELVDLREKELYDEGHIPGAIHIPYDKFQQRYNELSDDNRIILICHTGSMGVDSADFLVNQGFDDVANFGGGMAVWEGPLKTN encoded by the coding sequence TTGCGGGGTAAATATATCATGCCCATTGTTTTGACGGTAATAACTTTAGTGTTTTTTCTAACGTTTAACCCATTTACGGTTGAACCTGAAGCCGAGGAAGCAGGGGAGTGGATAGAGATTAACCAAAACGAGGTGAGTGCAGAGATTGGTGAGGCAAACGTTGAATTGGTTGACTTGCGTGAAAAAGAGCTTTACGACGAAGGACATATCCCCGGTGCGATTCATATTCCTTACGATAAATTTCAACAACGTTATAACGAATTGAGCGATGACAACCGGATCATCTTAATTTGCCACACAGGGAGCATGGGGGTTGATAGTGCGGACTTTCTTGTTAATCAAGGATTTGATGATGTTGCCAATTTTGGTGGAGGAATGGCCGTTTGGGAAGGGCCACTGAAAACAAATTAA
- a CDS encoding copper-translocating P-type ATPase — protein sequence MSKKDHHEHEQHHHKDQDHHTHHKEDHHGHNHHGHDHHNHHSHHAHDDHDHHGGDGGHSGHGHHGHGDHGDMMADFKKRFFVTVILAIPIIILSDMIQMFFNYTVAFPGDTAVELILATIVFVYGGWPFLTGLVSEIKDKSPGMMTLIGFAISVAYVYSAATVFGLEGMDFFWELATLVAIMLLGHWIEMKSVMKASDSLESLVELMPQEANKLDENDQVITVSVSDLKKGDRLLIKPGEKIPADGHILNGKSSINESMLTGESEPVEKSDGDEVIGGSINSSGSLTIEVSKTSDEGYLSQVVQLVKEAQESKSRTQMLSDRAASLLFYVAVVAGIVTFSTWMALGVDTNFAVTRMVTVLVISCPHALGLAIPLVAARSTGISAEKGLFIRNRIGFESARRVDTMIFDKTGTLTHGEFGVTDIIPVENNVSEEELLRLAASLESQSEHPIAAGIVAKGKEKNIDIPQPEDFDSITGAGITGNVDGKVISIVSPGHLQREGISYDKERLSKLSETGKTVVFVLQEQTLLGAIALADAVKESAKEAIDRLHQIGMETVMLTGDNEQVAQEVAKQIGIDQVIAEVLPHQKAEKVKELKKDGKRVGMTGDGINDAPALANADLGVAVGAGTDVAMETADVVLVNSDPLDVVSIVDLSRVTYRKMIQNLWWAAGYNIVAIPLAAGVLAGWGFLLDPALGAVLMSLSTVIVAINAQTLKMK from the coding sequence ATGTCCAAAAAGGATCATCACGAGCATGAACAGCACCATCACAAGGATCAAGATCATCATACTCACCACAAAGAAGATCATCACGGCCATAATCATCATGGTCATGATCATCACAATCATCATAGCCACCATGCGCATGACGACCATGATCATCACGGTGGCGATGGTGGCCATTCCGGCCATGGTCATCACGGGCATGGCGATCATGGAGATATGATGGCCGACTTTAAAAAACGCTTTTTTGTCACGGTTATTCTGGCAATACCTATTATCATATTGTCCGATATGATTCAGATGTTCTTTAACTATACCGTTGCATTTCCCGGCGATACAGCCGTTGAACTCATCTTGGCAACTATTGTTTTCGTCTACGGGGGTTGGCCATTTTTAACGGGGCTTGTGAGCGAGATTAAAGACAAATCCCCGGGAATGATGACCCTCATCGGGTTTGCTATCTCCGTTGCGTACGTCTACAGTGCAGCTACAGTCTTTGGTCTTGAAGGGATGGATTTCTTCTGGGAGCTCGCCACATTGGTTGCCATCATGCTTCTTGGTCACTGGATTGAGATGAAATCCGTGATGAAAGCATCCGACTCACTTGAATCCCTTGTAGAACTCATGCCTCAAGAAGCCAATAAGCTCGATGAGAACGATCAAGTCATAACCGTCTCTGTTTCTGATCTTAAAAAGGGCGACCGTCTGCTTATTAAACCAGGCGAGAAAATACCGGCGGATGGCCATATTCTAAATGGAAAATCCTCGATCAATGAATCGATGCTTACCGGGGAATCCGAGCCTGTTGAAAAAAGTGATGGAGACGAAGTCATCGGCGGATCGATCAACTCATCCGGTTCCTTGACAATCGAAGTCTCCAAAACGAGCGATGAAGGATATTTATCGCAAGTGGTACAACTGGTCAAAGAGGCACAGGAAAGTAAATCAAGAACCCAAATGCTTTCAGACCGTGCCGCCAGTCTACTGTTCTACGTCGCTGTTGTTGCCGGAATCGTGACCTTCAGCACTTGGATGGCCCTTGGTGTGGATACGAATTTTGCGGTTACTCGGATGGTCACGGTACTTGTTATTTCTTGTCCGCACGCCCTTGGTCTCGCGATTCCATTAGTGGCTGCACGTTCCACAGGAATTTCGGCTGAAAAAGGGTTATTCATTCGAAACCGCATCGGATTTGAAAGCGCCCGAAGGGTCGACACAATGATATTTGACAAGACCGGAACATTAACGCACGGGGAGTTCGGAGTAACAGACATTATCCCGGTAGAAAACAACGTATCCGAAGAGGAGTTGCTAAGATTGGCGGCATCGTTGGAGTCTCAATCAGAGCACCCAATCGCTGCCGGCATTGTAGCAAAAGGAAAAGAAAAGAATATCGACATTCCCCAACCGGAGGACTTTGATTCAATAACAGGGGCAGGAATTACCGGAAACGTTGATGGGAAGGTTATTTCGATCGTCAGCCCGGGGCATCTGCAAAGAGAAGGGATCAGTTATGATAAGGAGCGCTTATCCAAACTCTCGGAAACAGGCAAGACCGTTGTTTTTGTCCTTCAGGAGCAAACATTGCTCGGTGCGATTGCCTTAGCTGATGCTGTTAAAGAATCCGCAAAAGAGGCTATTGATCGCTTGCACCAAATCGGCATGGAAACGGTGATGCTAACCGGAGATAACGAACAAGTGGCCCAAGAAGTGGCCAAACAAATTGGAATTGATCAAGTCATTGCCGAAGTTCTCCCACATCAGAAGGCGGAAAAAGTTAAAGAATTGAAGAAAGATGGGAAACGGGTCGGCATGACCGGGGATGGCATTAATGATGCTCCAGCACTTGCAAATGCTGATCTTGGCGTAGCCGTTGGAGCCGGAACAGATGTCGCTATGGAAACAGCCGATGTAGTGCTCGTCAATAGCGATCCACTCGATGTTGTATCCATTGTCGATCTGTCAAGAGTCACTTATCGCAAGATGATTCAAAACCTTTGGTGGGCTGCTGGCTACAACATCGTTGCGATCCCGCTCGCGGCAGGTGTGCTCGCCGGATGGGGATTCCTGCTTGATCCAGCTTTAGGTGCGGTCCTCATGTCACTGAGTACCGTTATCGTAGCGATCAATGCCCAGACGCTCAAGATGAAATAA
- the copZ gene encoding copper chaperone CopZ, translating to MKDMTLNVQGMSCGHCVNSIEGNVGNLNGVDNVKVHLSEGKVDVTFDPNKVDLEKITEEIEDQGYDVA from the coding sequence ATGAAGGATATGACATTAAACGTACAAGGGATGTCTTGTGGTCATTGTGTAAACTCCATTGAAGGTAATGTCGGCAACCTAAATGGCGTAGATAATGTGAAGGTTCATTTAAGTGAAGGAAAAGTAGATGTCACCTTTGATCCGAACAAAGTAGATCTGGAAAAAATAACAGAAGAGATTGAAGATCAGGGATATGATGTAGCCTAA
- a CDS encoding glutaredoxin family protein, with the protein MYELELYTHPLCSDCKESKAYLDEQNVLYTEYDVSKAAEKEDDLKKQTGSKVVPGFVFTKKSLLGKMKKPLVFTGFERNASEIKSLIQKM; encoded by the coding sequence ATGTATGAACTCGAGCTATATACGCATCCACTTTGTTCCGACTGCAAAGAAAGTAAAGCGTACTTGGACGAACAAAATGTGCTTTACACGGAGTATGACGTAAGCAAAGCAGCCGAGAAAGAAGATGACTTAAAAAAACAAACCGGATCGAAAGTTGTACCGGGTTTTGTTTTCACCAAAAAGTCACTGCTGGGAAAAATGAAAAAACCACTAGTCTTTACTGGATTTGAGCGCAATGCATCTGAGATAAAATCGTTGATTCAAAAGATGTGA